AGAGGATCCGGACCGTGGTCTGATAGTTTTTTTAGTCTTATACTGGGAAACAGAAAAGCGCCAATCATTTGGCGCTTTTTTTGTTGGGGTTTCCCGCATTCCGGCAACGATCTTAAAAGAATGCTCCCTGTCAATTAATATCAGTGGAGCAACGTGCCGGTTCTTATCCTTCGCGAATAGATCTGGCCTGCCGTGAGCCCGGCCCCTTGCCTTACAAACGAATGGTGGAGCTGATCGGATTCGAACCGACTACTTCCTGCTTGCAAAGCAGGCGCTCTACCAATTGAGCTACAGCCCCACTTACTTACTTCCTTGCTGTGCCTGCCCCCCTTGCGCCCCGCCCTGAGCGGAGTCGAAGGGAGCTACAGCCCCACTTAAATGCTTTCGTGTTGTACTTGGCTGCCCCGTTTCCCGTCCCGAGCCTGTCGAGGGAAGCTACAGCCCCACAAAGACGTAATTATAACAGATTTTTTAATTTTTGCAAGGCAAAAAGAAAGCGGCCCCGGTAAAACCGGGGCCGCTTTGAACAAGTTATCTAAGATTAGAATGTGTAGGTCATGCCGATGGAGGTGATGGGCTCAGTGTGGGACACACCGGCCATGCCGCCGTTGTCAATGCCGCTGAACATATAGCCCAGGGAATACGGGGCGTTGTTATTGACCTTGGTGTCAATGGCCAGTTTACCGAATTTGAAGCCCAGACCGAAGGCATAGAAATACGGGGCATCGGTGGACGAGTATTCTGTGGTGGCGGCGGTGGTCTCGTACTTGCCGGAGTTGCTCTGCAGCAGCTTGGCAGCGCCCGCCCTCAGGGTCAGCCACTTCAACAGGTCCACTTCCAGTCCGGCGCAGAATCCGGGGAAGGTAAAGGTGCTGTTCTCTTCGGTGTTGACGCCCACCCCGAACACCCCCATGGTGTCTTCGATGGTCTCGGTGTACTGGCTGACCAGCAGACCGCCCACGATGGTGACGTTCTCGGCCGGCTTGTAGTTGCCTCCAAAGGCGCCGCTAAAGCCGAAGCTGCTGGTCTTGCCGCCCTCGGCGTGAATGGCGGTGTCAACATATGAGGTCTTGTAGGCCACCGAGTTCATGCTGATGCCGATCACCGGGATCAACGCAAAATTGTCGGCCATTCCGTAGCTGGCGCGCAGACCGATGTCCAGTCCCATGCCGCCGTCGGATTCGATGGTGGCTCCGTCCTGGGGCGGGGTGGGCCAGGTGTAATCGTACTTGCTGGAGAAGCTCTGCATCTTGAGAGAGAAGGCCAAATCGGCGCTGGTGTTCTCGTTGACTTCCATGGCCACGTTGCCGTTGATGTCCCAGATGCTGGAAGAGCCTTCGCCCTTTTCGGTGGCGGTGGCGGTGATGGTGTCGCTGTAATCATAGGAAGAGGATGAGCCGGCCCAGCCCACATGCAGTCCCAGACCAAGTTTATCCATCTTGCGGGCATAGAACATATGGAAACGATTGTCCGGGGCGGGAACCACCAGGTCGTAGCCCATCGGGGACAAAGCCGGCAGCGCGTTGGAGGTGTTGATGTTGTTGATGGCGTCGTTGAAGAAGTCCGCTCCCAGTATCTCGTGGTTGATGTCCAGCCCCACCACGCCATAGGTCTGTTCGGCATTGGAGAACAGCACAGCAGCCGAACCGTAGGTCCAGCCGTAATCGCTGGTGACCGGGAAACTGTTGCCCATTTCGGCAGCGATCAATCGGGGATAGGATAACGCTGCTGCGGGCAGGAAATAGATATCGGTATAGTCATCAACGAAGATCGAGGCTGGGCCAAAAGTGGCCACCCGGGTCTCGGTGGCGGCTGCCATGCCGAACATGATCGCCATTAAAGCTAGTACCATTAGTGTTCTCTTCATGTGGTTGAAACCTCCTTAGTTATGTTGAGTGAGTATCTAGTTAATTACGGTAAAGATACCACAACATATTGTGGTTTGTCAATGATAAATTGACTTATTTTTAACATTTTTTAACCATTTGAAAATGATGTCAAACCGACGGTCGGCAATAAAAAAGAGCGCCTTTGTCCCGGCGCCCTTTTCCCTAAAGCCTGAAAATACCGGTTAAAATCTGATTCCCAGCACTAGGCCAACGGTTTGAAACCCAAAATCCATGGTGCTGGTCAATGGGTTCCTGGTGAAACCGGAGTAGGAAACCGTAACCCCGCCGTCGGTATAGGACTCGGACCAGGTGGTCTCGTCCTTGCCCTCGCTGGACATCTGTATCCCCAGTTGGTATTCCGCCCCCAGGCTGATGGCCTCGGTGATGAACCACTCGGCTCCCAGCAATGCCCCGCCGCCGAAATTGGTGCTGCTGCGCTCGGTCTTGGTGTTATAGACCCCGGTCATGGTCCCTCCGACCTCGACGTAATTTTCACCATATTCCCTGGTGTAGGAGCTCATGCCGAAGCCGAAGCCCAGCCCGCCATTGACGTTGACCGCTCCCTTGGTCAGCAGCGTCTTTTCCAGGGCCAGCTCCAGCCCAAAGCTGTTGGTGGAGGTCTTGTCATCTTCATAGGTGGTCTGAAAGCCGGCCACGGTGTCGATGTTCTCGTCCTTTTGGGTGGTGGAGCCCATATTGAAGGTGATCACCGGGCGCAGGGCCAGGCCCTGGGAAAGATAATACTTCAGGCCCAGTCCTCCGTTGTAGGTTCCGGCATTGACGAAGGTGGCGTTGAACAGCAGGGCCTTATCACCCGGTTCAATGCCTTTGGATGCGTCGGCCGCGTAGGCCGAGACGGCCATGGCCAGGACTGCCAGGATCAGCAGGACCTTCTTCATGTTGGTTGGTACCTCCTTTTTAAATTTTGGTTGCCTGATTGGTTGGGTTGGGATAAGTATTATTGCTTGGATTCCGGAGGATCACCGGATGACTATCATCTTCCCAATTCCCCGGCTATCTCCTGCCTGAAGCTTGAACAGATATACTCCGTTGGCCACCCGCTGGCCACTGTGATCTTTGAGATCCCATATTTTTGAATAATATCCGGCAGGCTGCTTTCCTTGGGTCAGGGTGGCCACCTTCTGTCCGGCAATATTGTAGATCTCCAGCCTTACAACAGCTTCGCACGGAAGCTGATAGTTGATGACCGTGGAGTGCCCGGCCGGGTTGGGCCGGGCCGGGCTAAAGGAAAAGACGGCTGGGAGGCCGGGCTTGACAGGCATGGGCGTGGCCAGGCTTCCTTCTGCCAGTACCTCCCCGTCTTTATCATAAAGGCGGTAGCTCAGGCTGACCGGTGTCTGTCCCTTGGTTTCGGAAAGACTAAAGCGGAAGAGTTCGCCGGTGGTCTTGGTGCCGCCAGGCCAAAGCGCGGCGCTGATCTCGGTCAGTCCCAGGGTCTGCCGGGTCAGGAACAGCTGCGGATTGCCCTCTGAGTTCCAGAGTTCGGAGGCGGTGACGGTGACGGTTCCGGCCGCGGGGTCAAACCTCAGGGAAACGTCCAGCGAACTGAATTCAATTCCGGGCCTGACCTTCACTAGCATCCCTCCGCCATCGGTGGCTGATTCCAGAGTTAAGGATCCGGGATCACCCTGCTTGGCCGGGGCGTATTTTGCGCTGCCGGATCGATTCCAGGAATAGATCAAGCCCATCAGGTCCTCAAAATCCAATTTGGTGGAACTGCCGATGTAGATCCGCTGGTGGGGCCAGGTGCCGAAGTATGGCCCGGCCTCGAAATACCTGCTGTAATTATACCAGCCCCAGGTAAACAAGGCCAGGTCGGGGCCGTTCAGCAGTCCGTCGGAATTATAGTCGCCGATGAACGAGGTCCGGAAGGTCATCTGGTAACTGTCGGTGGAATCGCCGCTGGCTGTCCCGCTGTTGTTGCCGTCCAGGGTGGTGCTGTTGGTAGAATCGCGCAGAGTGCCGTGAATGAAGACAGTGATGGTGTCGTTGGCGGCCAAAGCGGTGTCCGGGGCGACCATCAGGGTGCGGCTGGTGGCCTGCCAGGTGAAGGTGGACCTGACGATGGAGGTGTGCCGGCCCCGGACCTTGATATGGGTGGTGTCGATGAAACCGGTGTAGATGGGTTTGGTGAACTGGATCCAGACCGACTGGCTGGGGGCCCACAGCGCCCCGGTATCCGGGGTGATCAACGCCACCTGCAGCAGGCCGGCGACGGTGACGGTGCGGTAGTTGCTGTAGGCCGACCAGTTGCCGGCCAAGTCGCGGCAGCGCACCCGCCAGTAATGAGTACCGTCGTTGAGGCCCCAGAGCGGACGGACCGCGGTGTCGGCCAGGGCCGAATCCATCTCCAGCGGCGAGAACGAAGTGTTGTTGGCCGCCTGCAGCCGGTATTGGATGGCCTGGGCCGACGTGTTCCAGATGAAGGCCGGCAGGTTGGTGGTCACCGTGCTGTTGTCCCCGGGATTAAGCAGCACCGGCACCGCCGGGGCCTTGGTGTCCACCGTGAATTTACGGCGGGCGGACCAGACAGACCAGTTGCCGGCGGCATCCCCGGACTTCACCTTCCAGTAATATGCGCTGTCGGGCAGTGTCACCTGGATGGTGTAGGCCGTGGTATCGGTTTCCTCATCCACTATGGTGCTGCCAAAGGCGCTGTCCGGGCTGACCGCCAGCCGGAATTGCACAGCACCCGTAACCGCGCCCCAGGTGAATTGCGGGGTATTGTCATTGATCAGACTGTCATTGCCGGGCAAGGCTAAAGCCGGAGCTGCCGGAGCCTGGGTGTCTATCCGCAGTATGCGGGCCGGCGACCAAACTGAAGTGTCGGACGCAGAATTCTGGCCCCGGACCCGCCAGTAGTACAGGGAATCTGTCAGGGTTATGTTGGCCAGGCTGTCGGCGGCTAGAAGCGTGTCCTTGACCACCGTGGCGAAATCGGAACGATACGAGCACTGCAGGCGCGATCCGGTCTGGGTGGTGGCTCGCTGCCACAGGAAGGCGTTGGAGGCGCTGTCGCTGATGGCCCCGTTGTAGGGAGAGACCAGGATGGGTGCGGTGATGGTGTTGTCCACCAAAGTGCTGCATTCGGCCACCCCGGCAAAAACTTCGGTGTTATTGGCTGAATCCCAGGCTGCCACTTCAAAGTAGTACTTGCTGCCCTGGACGCCGGCATAGGTGTAACTGTTGCCGGCATAATAGGTGTTCAGGTCGTTCCAGGTGCCGGAATTGACCTTCATCTTGATGTAATAATAGTCCTTGAGGCCCGAGCCGCCCTGGTCGGTTCCGTCGTTCCAGCTGACGGTAAAATTGGTGGTCCGGCTGAACTCATTGGAACGGGCAATGGCTCCGCTCGGCGGTATGGTATCGTAACGCAAGTTGACCGTGGCATTATTGCGGTAATCCAGGTTGCCGGCGTTGTCCCTGGCCCAGACGTAGAATGGCGTGACCCCCACGTTCTGGACCGCTGCAATTATCGGCAAGGTAGTGGAGTGATACCCATAACCGGTGGTATCATAATTCGATGATGGCGCGGAGCCGTACTTGTAATAATAACACTGGTTGCCCGAGCTGTCGAAAGGCGGAGTGAAGCTGACGTTGAAGCTGTTGTTCTTGGTCCAGAGAGATGGATTGGCGCCGTTGGCGGTGATGGCAGTTGGCGCACCCGGCGCCTGGGTGTCCAAACGGAAATATGTGCTGTCGGACCAGGGAGCCCAGTTACCGGCCAGGTCCCGGGCCCGCACATGCCACCAATGGCGGCCGTCTCCCAGGGCTGTCTGCAGGGTGCAGCCGCCTACCGATACCATTGTATCAATCTCTAACACGGTAAACGCCGAATCCCGGCAGACCTGCAACTGGTAGCGGAAGGCATCAGAGATGTCGGAGTAATCAAAAGCTGGTTTCTGAGTATTGATCAACTGCCCCGGGTTGGGCAGTACGTGGGAGGTCTTGGACGGCGTCTGGGTATCAATGGTAAAGCGCCGGGCTGGGCTGTAATCTCCCCAGGTGCCGGCTCCAGCCCTCACCCTCCAATAGTGGTTAGCGTCCCCCAGGAAAGTGTCGCTCTGGCAGGATGATGCCGTAAGCACAGTGTCGTATTCCATTGCGGCGAAAGAATCCGCCAAGGCCACGGCGTAAACCCGCGACCCGCCTTCGACATGGTTCACCGCCCGGGGATGGTAGGGGTCGCTTATGTTAAGCAGGAAAGACCCGCTGTACTCGCCACCGGTGATCAGGTAGTCGCCGCTTACGGCCACCTGGCTGAAATCGTAACCATACTCGGTGGTATCGTAAAGGGCCACCTGGAAAGGCCCGGCCGGGTTGCTGATATTGACCACCCGCACCCCGTCGTAGCCGGCTCCGATGTAGGCGAAATTGCCCTTGACGGCAAGCTGCTGGTAGCTGCCGGGACCGGTATTCATGAAACCCACCTGGACCGGGGAGGCCGGATTGGAAACATCCACCACGGTCAGGGAGCCGCCATTTGTAAGATAGCAGTAATTCCCCGACAGGGCCATGTCGTCGCCGCTCACCGCCAGCGATCCGAGCAGGGTGGGGTTCCGCGGATCAGTTATGTTCACCGATTTCAGTGCCGCATCACCGACCAGATAAGCGATATTGCCGCTTATGGCCAGGTCCCTCACCCGGCTGGTGGTGTCGAACCTGGCGGCCAAAACCGGGTTGGCCGGGTCGGCAATGCTGTATATCCACATGCCGTAGTTCCCATCTCCGATATACAGGAAACTGTCCTTGACCACCGCGCAATAGTTGCTGACCGAAATGGTTTTCAACAGGAACGGATTGCGGGGATCGGCTACGTTGAACAACCGGACCTCGCTGTAGGACGAGGTCACGGCCAGGGTCTCGCTCAGGAAAATGTTATTGACGTAACTACCGGTTACGACCGGCCCGGACTGGAAACAGTTGGCCGTGTCGGACAAATTGAATATCTTCAACCCGTCATAATAGTTGGCCACGTAACCCCAACGGGTGCCCCGGGCCACCTGCAGCTGGTATTGTATAGCAGTGGGAACGTCGGCCCAGTCGAAGTCCGGGAAGCTGTCGTTGGTGACGGTGTCGGCCGGGGGGAAAGTGAGTGTAGGCACGGCAGGCTGGGCAACTGTTTGACTAAAGATAGCGGCTAGCGCCAGCGTCATCAATAAGATATTCTTCATTTTCCGCCCTCCTTCTTGCCGGTGACAGTGACATAACAATTATTGGGATATGTTATGCCGGCGATGGTATTGTTAAGGGTGTCGCGCACATCCGCCGAAACTATGTAAATGCTGCCGGAACTCTTGGCCTCCAGCTTGAACTTGCAGATCCGGCCACTGCCGGTGACTCCGGCCGGAGTGCCCCCGGCCACCCCCATGTTCAGGTCAAAATAATACTGGTAACTTGAGGTGCTGAAGAACGGCCCCAGCGGCGAACCTCCGTTCTTGATCCACATCATCCCGGTGTCGGCTCCGGTGCCGATGGTGTCCAGGGCGTAGGGGTAGGCGTAGATCGTCAGCTTGACCCCAGCCGCCGGGGTGGTCATATCCTCCAGTTCACACCACATGGTCACAGTGTCGCCGGCGGCCACGGTCTGACTAAGCGGATAGAGCATGATGGAGTTGTTGTACCGGTTCTTTATATAATGCCTGACCGCCACCTTAGTGGTGTCAAAATAACTTCCGTCGCCGCCGTCCCGGGCCAACACCATCACGGTATGGGAGCCCTCGCTGGCATTACTGATGATGGCGAAGGTGTCTGTTTTCCATCCGTGCCAGCCCATGTTGTCGATCTGCCAGTTGAATTCCTGGGCCGAGCCAACCCTGGTCCATCGGACGGTATCCACACTGCCGGTCAAGGTAGCGCCTTCCCCGGGATAGACTATGCTGGCGCCCGGAGCCAGAAAATTTGGGTTCAACAAATCGGCCGGGTTGGTGTGTTCCGGCGCCATGGGCTTGCTGCATCCTTCCAGGGACATGGTCAGCGCCAGGATCAGGACAGCAATAACGCTGGTCATATCATAAATGTTCTTTTTCATACTCGCCTCACCAGCTGTAGGTTAATAATAACGAGGTCTTGAGCCCACCGGTCTTGTCCGGCACGGGCGCGACCTTGAACTTGGGCTTGCCCGGAAAGAAAGCGATGGCGTCAATGAATTGGAAGGCCCACAGCCCAGCGGTGGCGTAAATGGCAGTCTTCATCTGCTTGTCCCTGTCAATGTACACACTGTATTTGCTCTGCCACTCGTCATAGGTACTGGAGGCAGCCACGGCGTTAGTGGCCTGCAGGTAATTGTTCTCAGCGTCGTCCGCATTCTTACGGGCATCCTCCCTGGCTCCGATACTGGCCCCGGTCCAGCCCACCCCCCCCATCCAGGCTACCAGGTATAGCGCGCCTATGGTCTTGCGGTCGGAATGCCACTGGCCCATTCCCGGGAAGAATAGAGAGGTGAACCCGGCCTTGACCCGGGATTTGCGCTTCAGATCCAGCTTAAGCGTATAGCCCTGGTCGCGGTCTATGGCCACCAGCCCCGAGACCGGATGGTATCCTTTGGCCTTGAACTTGAAGTTGTAAGTGCCGAACGGCAGTTTGACGGAGCAGGGCAGTTTGCCGACGTTGACGGTGTCCCCCAGCCAGACCTCGGCCCCGGGCGGGTTTCCTTCCAGGGCCACCTGGTATTCCTGCACCGAAAGCCGCACCTTCATGTCGTAGTCTTTGACCTCCTTCAATGACACCAAGCCTTCGTAGTCCTGATAACCCGGTTTTTTCAAAACCAATTTGTGGGTGCCCAAACCCTCATTCTCGATCTTGAGGTCGGTCTTGCCCACCTTGCGGGCATCCCAATAAACGTCGGCATCGGCCGGGATGGAGGAGACGAACAGGCTGGCCGAGGGCACCAGCTTCCAGACCACCTTCTTCATCCCCCACTGCTGGACGTCCTCGATGGTGCCGGTGAAATCCTGGGAAACTTCGGTCTCGATCACACCCTTCTCCACGTCTATCACCCGGGCCTGGACGGTATAGGTGTTGCCGATCTTGGAGATGGTGCCGCCCATCATCTTGGTGACGGCCATAAGCTGTCCCACTTTCACCAGGCAGGAGGCGTCGGAGCAGGCCCCGGTCAGCTGGAGCTTCTGCTCCCTCAGGATCTTGTCCATCTGCTCCCGCTCCAGCACGTTGAAGTGGTTGGTGGCCACCAGCTCGGCCCGCAGGCGGTCGGACAGTATCACCGCCTCGGCCTGGCTGATGTTGCGGGGCTCGAACTGGAGCACGGCCACCGCGGTCTTCTCCGGGGCTTTGTCCTGGGCCGCTGCCGGAAGTATCGCCGCCAATACCGCCATCAGCAGAATGAAGATCAATTTTTTAATTGGGTACATTTTTCACCTTTTTGCTTTTCTTGCCTTTAATTCCTTTCTTCAGCACCAGCTGGTCCAGCACTTTCTTGACATTAGCCAGCCCCTTCTTCTCATCAAAGCCTACCCCGGCGTAGCGCAGGATCCCATTGTTGTCAATGATGAACAGCGAAGGGAAACTTTTGACCCCGTACTTTTCCCCGATGGCGTTGAACTGGTCCAGCAGTACCGGATGGAAATAGGCGGCGGGGTTGAAATTGGCCAGCACGGTGTCCCTTTTCTCGCCCACGTCTATCAGCACCAGCAGCACCGAGTCCTTGGGGTATTGTTTTATCAGAGAATCCAGCAGGGGCAGTTCCTTTTTGCAGGGCCCGCACCAGGTGGTAAAGAAGTCCAACACCACTGTCCTCCGACCCTGGGGGGCCATGTGCTCGGACAGGAAGAATTTGGAGCCGTCCAACGCCGGCAGAAAGAAAGTCGGGGCCGGCAGGCCCACTTTGACCGAATCCTGGGCCATAAGCGCCGCCGGTAACAGCAGGACCAGGGCCAGGTACTTTATGATCTTCATATCCGTCTCCTTAACAACTGTTCACAGTTCACCGTTTACTGTTTATCGTTCATTGTCAATTGATCCTATTTGTCCGTCAATGCCGCCACCCCCGGCAAAACCTTGCCCTCCAGGAACTCCAGGCTGGCCCCGCCACCGGTGGAGATGTGCGATATCTTGCCGGCCACCCCGGAAAGGTGCACAGCTGAAGCGGAATCCCCGCCTCCCACGATGGACTTGGCCCCGGTGGCCGCCACCGCCTTGGCCACTTCGAATGTCCCCCGGGCGTATTCCGGGGTCTCGAAGATGCCCATCGGGCCGTTCCAGACTATGGTCTTGGCGTTTGAGATTACCTTGTTATACTCGGCTATGGTCTTCGGCCCGATGTCCACACCGGCCATGTCTTTTGGGATCTCATTGACCACTTGGGGATTGACGAAATTGAAGGTCGGCTTGCCCTTCTTGTCCGGCTCGCCCTCCTTCTTCTCGGCCGCCACATGGTCCGTGGGCAGGAGGAACTTGATGTTCTTGGCCTTCGACAGGATGTCTTTGGCCGTCTCCAGCTTGTCCTTTTCCACCAGGGAGGAGCCGACCTCCCGGCCCTGGGCCAGAAGGAAGGTGTAGGCCATGGCCCCACCGATCAGGATGGCATCGGCCTTGGGTATCAGGTTCTCGATCACTGCGATCTTGTCCGACACCTTGGCCCCGCCCAAAATGGCCACGAAGGGATGCTCCGGCCTCTCCAAAACGGCCGAAAGGTAGTCGATCTCCTTTTCCATCAGGAACCCGGCGGCGTTCTTCTTGAAGTGCTTGGTGACCCCTTCGGTGGAGGCGTGGGCCCGGTGGGCCGTGCCGAAGGCGTCGTTGACGTAAAGGTCGCCCAGTTCCGCCAGCTGTTTGGCAAAAGCTGGATCGTTCTTCTCCTCCTCGGCGTGAAAACGCAGGTTCTCCAGCAGCAGCACCTGGCCGTCCTGCAGTTCTTGTGACTGCTTCAGCGTCTCGGGTCCGGTGCAGTCCGCAGCGAATTGGACCGGCTGTTTGAGCAGTTCCGAAAGCTTCTCGGCCACCGGTTTCAAAGTGAACTGCATATTCACCTGTCCGTCGGGCCGCCCCAGGTGGGACATCAGGATCACTCTGGCTCCGTGTTCAAGAAGATAGTTGATTGTGGGCAGTGCCCCCACTATCCGGGAGTCGTCCTTGATGGCCAGGGTCTTCTTGTCCTGGGGGACATTGAAATCGACGCGGACCAGGGCTCGCTTGCCCTTGAGGTCCAGGTCGCGAAAGTTAAGTTTTTTCATATTGTCTCCTTAATACTATATTATGCCACAGAGCGTTGCCCTGAGTTTATCGAAGTGGCACAGAGAAATATTACGATTCATAATTCAAGATTCACGGTTTGGCCCCGTGCCTTCGTGACAAGATAATTAGAAGAATGGGTTATCCTCCCGCTCGGCTTATATTGTAACAAAATAGGTAATACCTGTTCTGAAAAAACACTAATAAACAATGATTTCCTAATGTGTTTTAGGTTCCCATAATTTTTTCCCCTTTGCAACACGAAATCCTATGTCTCTGAAGCCAAAACCTGTCTCGCTACTGTTCCGTTTTCCCGTGCGGCAGTAACTGTAATCGAGACCCCACGATCCACCACGATAAACACGAAAACCTGGGATGCCTGGACCTTGGGGGTTGCTATCCGGTGGTGAACTACTGTAGTAGTTATCATCATAGTTGTCATGGCACCATTCCCATACATTGCCAATCATGTTGAAACAACCGTATGGTGAAACACCAGATGGAAAACTGCTTACCGGAGATGTATAGGGATAATTGTCTCCGTTACCATTGCTATTGCATTTGGATTGATCCCATTTGTTTCCCCAGGTATATTTTCTACCATCAGATCCCCTGGCCGCTTTCTCCCACTCGGCTTCGGTCGGAAGTCGAAGGCCGGCCCAATCACAATATGCTTTGGCGGCCTCCCAACTAACGTTTACAACTGGGTAGTCAGGTTGGTTGTTAAAGCTGGGCTGTTCAGGCATTGTTCTGCCAGTAACATTGCAATATTTTTTAAACTGCCCTACTGTAACCTCATATTTTCCGATGTAGTATTTATCCAAATATACTGTATGCACGGGTTTTTCGTCATCTTGGTCATCTTTGCTTCCCATGGGAAAAATACCGGCAGGGATTTCTATAAGAACCGAGCCGTCTATTGGGTTTATACTCTCACCTATTCCATTTCCATCAATTGTAACCTTAGCTGCAATCGTTGAGACAGATGCTTGAGCCTTATTATTAATTAATGTGGCAATAATGTTGGTGGTTAGGTCTTTACCTAAGACTACGGATGTATCGTATTGTTGATACCCGTATTTAATCAAACTAATTTGCAATTCGCCAGTTTCAATTTTATCAAGCTTAGCTGGGGTTTCCCCCACTTCAACCCCTTCTATCAATATCTTGGCGCCACTCGGTTTGGAGGATATAGTAATATTACTGTATTCAATATTTCTCTTTAACGAAGTTACTTGGAGTTTGGGCTTCCATTTGCATAGTTCCTCGGCTGCTTCTTTCATTGCCCCTAACAGAACTGAGACATCCCCGGGGTATTGCCGGGAAAAGGCCCTGTCTATCTCCCCGGTTTTAATATCTATCATCCTTAGTTCTACTGCAAAAACATTTCCCATCTTACCTATTGTTCCCCCGACAATCTTCTCTACGCCCAACATCTGCCCAGCTTCCACTAAGCAAGTGCTTTGGTCACAGGCGCCGCTCTGTTGGAATCCTTGTTCTTTCAATATCTCGTCACGTTTGGAACGCTCCACAATTTTAAATCTTCCCAACTTCACAAACTCATTGAGAAGTTTGTCTGTCAGCATTATTACTTCTTTGCCGGTTAACCCCTCGGTGACATTCAGATCCATCACGGAAACTGACAACTGTTGGGATGAGGACATTACTGGTGATAGCAGGACTAAAGTAAAAATAATGGAGAATAACAATTTCATTACTGAACCTCAAATGTATGATTAATTTGATCATTTTAGATCAAACACATAACACCCCAAACATATATTACTCAGTCCACCATATGTGTATTGGCAATGAGGGTAATATTATGGATTACCATCATCTATCACAGGAAAAAATACGTTTATAAAATATTGTTACTTTGCCGGACGAAAACCGACATTCAGGTAGTTTCTGCCTTCGTGCGCACCAAAACTACGGTAGGCAGTACGACAGTAATAATTCTGTAGTTTCCATGCACCGCCGCGCATTACCGAACCAATGCCAGTTTGCGGCCCCGTAGGGCCGCTGCAAGGGGAACTGCAATAATATTTGTTGTTGTACCAATCATTACACCACTCCCATACATTACCTGCCATATCATGACAACCATAGGGGGAAATCCCCAAAGGGAAACTACCCACTGGCGAGGTATAAGGATAATTGTCCCCGTTTTCACTACTATTACACATGGTGCTGTTCCATTCATTTCCCCAGGGATATTCTCTGCCCTCCGTTCCTCTTGCTGCTTTCTCCCATTCAGCTTCAGTCGGCAACCTAAGCCCGGCCCAATCACAGTACGCTTTAGCGTCACACCAACTAACATTTACTACCGGATGGTCCTCCCGGTTGTTCCAGTTTGGTTGCTCAATCATTGTTCTACCAGTAACATTGCAAAACTTCTTAAACTGTCCTACTGTCACTTCGTATTTGCCGATGTAGTATTTATCTAAATAAACCTTATGCACAGGCCTCTCTTCAGGGCTTCTATTGTTACTTCCCATAGAAAAGTCGCCTGCTGCAACTTCCACCAGGATACTGCCATCCTTTTCGTTCCTAATTTCTCCCTTGCCGAGAGGGGAAAGGAGTACATTCTGAGGTTCAGCCTTTAGGTCAGGCGTTTGCGTTATGGGTGTCCTGGATAATAGGACATTAATGCTGGACGGAGATTCCTTGTCGATGGTTACAATAGTATCGTACTGTTGATACCCATACTTTATCAAACGTATTTGCCAAGCCCCTGCTTCTATTTTATCAAGCTGGGCTGGGGTTTTTCCCACTTCGACTCCGTCTAGTATTATCTTGGCGTCACTTGGCATGGAAACAACTTTAACGCTGCCATATTC
The sequence above is drawn from the candidate division TA06 bacterium genome and encodes:
- a CDS encoding SUMF1/EgtB/PvdO family nonheme iron enzyme is translated as MNKMVFLLVLVIGVTVSAQKMTVSVMDLNITEGLPNKEAIMLTDKLINELVMAGTFKVIERTKRDELLKEQGFQQSGVCDQGVCLVEAGQMLGVQKMFGGTIGKLGKAYAVELRMMDIKTGEIDIAFSQQFAGDISALLGAMKDAAQEFSKWKPGAIVTAIESKIEYGSVKVVSMPSDAKIILDGVEVGKTPAQLDKIEAGAWQIRLIKYGYQQYDTIVTIDKESPSSINVLLSRTPITQTPDLKAEPQNVLLSPLGKGEIRNEKDGSILVEVAAGDFSMGSNNRSPEERPVHKVYLDKYYIGKYEVTVGQFKKFCNVTGRTMIEQPNWNNREDHPVVNVSWCDAKAYCDWAGLRLPTEAEWEKAARGTEGREYPWGNEWNSTMCNSSENGDNYPYTSPVGSFPLGISPYGCHDMAGNVWEWCNDWYNNKYYCSSPCSGPTGPQTGIGSVMRGGAWKLQNYYCRTAYRSFGAHEGRNYLNVGFRPAK
- a CDS encoding phosphoglycerate kinase, whose amino-acid sequence is MKKLNFRDLDLKGKRALVRVDFNVPQDKKTLAIKDDSRIVGALPTINYLLEHGARVILMSHLGRPDGQVNMQFTLKPVAEKLSELLKQPVQFAADCTGPETLKQSQELQDGQVLLLENLRFHAEEEKNDPAFAKQLAELGDLYVNDAFGTAHRAHASTEGVTKHFKKNAAGFLMEKEIDYLSAVLERPEHPFVAILGGAKVSDKIAVIENLIPKADAILIGGAMAYTFLLAQGREVGSSLVEKDKLETAKDILSKAKNIKFLLPTDHVAAEKKEGEPDKKGKPTFNFVNPQVVNEIPKDMAGVDIGPKTIAEYNKVISNAKTIVWNGPMGIFETPEYARGTFEVAKAVAATGAKSIVGGGDSASAVHLSGVAGKISHISTGGGASLEFLEGKVLPGVAALTDK
- a CDS encoding TlpA family protein disulfide reductase; this encodes MKIIKYLALVLLLPAALMAQDSVKVGLPAPTFFLPALDGSKFFLSEHMAPQGRRTVVLDFFTTWCGPCKKELPLLDSLIKQYPKDSVLLVLIDVGEKRDTVLANFNPAAYFHPVLLDQFNAIGEKYGVKSFPSLFIIDNNGILRYAGVGFDEKKGLANVKKVLDQLVLKKGIKGKKSKKVKNVPN
- a CDS encoding SUMF1/EgtB/PvdO family nonheme iron enzyme; translated protein: MKLLFSIIFTLVLLSPVMSSSQQLSVSVMDLNVTEGLTGKEVIMLTDKLLNEFVKLGRFKIVERSKRDEILKEQGFQQSGACDQSTCLVEAGQMLGVEKIVGGTIGKMGNVFAVELRMIDIKTGEIDRAFSRQYPGDVSVLLGAMKEAAEELCKWKPKLQVTSLKRNIEYSNITISSKPSGAKILIEGVEVGETPAKLDKIETGELQISLIKYGYQQYDTSVVLGKDLTTNIIATLINNKAQASVSTIAAKVTIDGNGIGESINPIDGSVLIEIPAGIFPMGSKDDQDDEKPVHTVYLDKYYIGKYEVTVGQFKKYCNVTGRTMPEQPSFNNQPDYPVVNVSWEAAKAYCDWAGLRLPTEAEWEKAARGSDGRKYTWGNKWDQSKCNSNGNGDNYPYTSPVSSFPSGVSPYGCFNMIGNVWEWCHDNYDDNYYSSSPPDSNPQGPGIPGFRVYRGGSWGLDYSYCRTGKRNSSETGFGFRDIGFRVAKGKKLWEPKTH